One Mixophyes fleayi isolate aMixFle1 unplaced genomic scaffold, aMixFle1.hap1 Scaffold_4059, whole genome shotgun sequence genomic window carries:
- the LOC142134165 gene encoding ubiquitin-conjugating enzyme E2 W-like, which translates to MVKLNSSCLSLFRWIVDMEGAPGTLYEGEKFQLLFKFGSRYPFDSPQVMFTGENIPVHPHVYSNGHICLSILTEDWSPALSVQSVCLSIISMLSSCKEKRRPPDNSFYVRTCNKNPKKTKWWYHDDTC; encoded by the exons ATGGTAAAATTGAACTCCTCTTGTTTGTCACTTTTCAGGTGGATTGTAGATATGGAAGGAGCCCCAGGAACGTTATATGAAGGAGAAAAGTTCCAGCTTTTATTTAAGTTTGGCAGTCGATATCCTTTTGATTCACCTCAG GTTATGTTCACCGGTGAGAATATCCCTGTCCATCCTCATGTTTATAGCAACGGTcatatctgtttatctatctTAACGGAAGATTGGTCACCCGCGCTGTCTGTGCAATCTGTTTGTCTTAGCATTATCAGCATGTTGTCCAGCTGCAAGGAAAAG AGAAGACCTCCAGATAATTCCTTTTATGTAAGAACATGCAACAAAAAtccaaagaaaacaaaatggtGGTATCATG